In the genome of Coturnix japonica isolate 7356 chromosome 19, Coturnix japonica 2.1, whole genome shotgun sequence, one region contains:
- the IFT22 gene encoding intraflagellar transport protein 22 homolog isoform X2: MGTAKELGVDLSCGTAAVIRRTPTAPSCAQSSIQPDLECLQGWSIHQGTLLRFETCWPALMKDSHGVIIIFNPEQPSHLKEIEMWYSCFVQQQPLLDSQCLLVAHHKPGSAEDTENLSLAYPLNKLKLIHSNLEEDPEDVRMEFMKYFRSIINVLNESREKEEMSIIS; encoded by the exons ATGGGAACAGCAAAGGAGCTGGGTGTCGATTTGAGCTGTGGGACTGCAGCGGTGATCAGAA ggacacccacagctccatcatgtgctcagagctccatccagcctgaccttgagtgtcttcagggatggagcatccaccaaGGTACATTGTTGAG GTTTGAAACATGCTGGCCAGCTCTTATGAAGGATTCTCATGGCGTAATAATAATCTTCAATCCTGAGCAGCCCAGTCACCTGAAAGAAATCGAAATGTGGTACTCGTGTTTcgtgcagcagcagccactgctcGATAGCCAGTGTCTCCTCGTTGCACATCACAAGCCAGGCAGTGCAGAGGACACAGAAAATCTGTCCTTAG CTTACCCATTGAACAAGCTGAAACTGATACATTCCAACTTAGAAGAAGATCCTGAAGATGTTCGGATGGAATTTATGAAATACTTCAGAAGCAttataaatgtattaaatgagagcagagagaaggaagaaatgtcaaTTATTTCATAA
- the IFT22 gene encoding intraflagellar transport protein 22 homolog isoform X1, with the protein MLKAKVLLVGPCESGKSVLANFVSESIEGIGSYVPTQGVRILEYEKPNLNGNSKGAGCRFELWDCSGDQKFETCWPALMKDSHGVIIIFNPEQPSHLKEIEMWYSCFVQQQPLLDSQCLLVAHHKPGSAEDTENLSLAYPLNKLKLIHSNLEEDPEDVRMEFMKYFRSIINVLNESREKEEMSIIS; encoded by the exons ATGTTGAAGGCCAAGGTGTTGCTGGTGGGGCCCTGCGAG TCTGGAAAATCCGTGTTGGcaaattttgtttcagagagCATAGAGGGAATTGGCAGCTATGTCCCGACACAAGGAGTAAG GATCCTGGAGTATGAGAAGCCGAACTTAAATGGGAACAGCAAAGGAGCTGGGTGTCGATTTGAGCTGTGGGACTGCAGCGGTGATCAGAA GTTTGAAACATGCTGGCCAGCTCTTATGAAGGATTCTCATGGCGTAATAATAATCTTCAATCCTGAGCAGCCCAGTCACCTGAAAGAAATCGAAATGTGGTACTCGTGTTTcgtgcagcagcagccactgctcGATAGCCAGTGTCTCCTCGTTGCACATCACAAGCCAGGCAGTGCAGAGGACACAGAAAATCTGTCCTTAG CTTACCCATTGAACAAGCTGAAACTGATACATTCCAACTTAGAAGAAGATCCTGAAGATGTTCGGATGGAATTTATGAAATACTTCAGAAGCAttataaatgtattaaatgagagcagagagaaggaagaaatgtcaaTTATTTCATAA